Proteins encoded within one genomic window of Triticum aestivum cultivar Chinese Spring unplaced genomic scaffold, IWGSC CS RefSeq v2.1 scaffold18334, whole genome shotgun sequence:
- the LOC123172200 gene encoding putative disease resistance protein RGA3, giving the protein MPYVPLSAAQWVVGKALAPVADGVLGAWAATRNFGPNVEALSTELLLVKATLEQAAHKELGGPAMEMLLQKLRDLAHNAQDLLDELDYFCIHDELHNTYDAADQHGKGGVHDLALNARHTAKAVGKMVNCCPWQRAKRRERSRADSSSSPDANQEVSGCMPKFGKLLPCSSSTDPHVREEDCGNVQEKPKLEFNRVDFSQKMKVIIDKLQPVRKDVNGLLQSCDSRIVPNIAQCRLITKGRIDEPKLYGRNRVMNGIIHDITKGQYCGKGLTVIPVVGPGGMGKTTLIQHIYHSQQVKNHFPVMIWICVSFSFNLDKVLEQIKTCTPRVESEKECSTKEEVIEQRLKSKRFLLVLDDIWKISIGDDWGKLLSTLSKSQEKGSMIIVTTRFHAIAQKVETIGHSNGLESEEFRKLFLAFVFGDEEWPRDKHFLLETADKIMEKLKGSPLAAKTVGRLLSKDLSLHHWKRVLKCKEWEKQTDDNEIMPALKLSYDFLSFHLQQCFAYSALFPEDYPFQQDELISLWIGLDILIPSGQNQAFEDIGLSNLNELVIHGFFREVEVDGAFLYFMHDLLHDLALKVASHDCLSLRLPNVGSVEIQSTIRHLSISTYALGEYDVVSGEKLKSELEELKTRFKVEYLQTLTLFGKLDEGFVKIFGDFLGEAISLRVLHLPNMRSPVESLLHNFSGLFHLRYLCLGTEESQMHLPLSISKFYHLRILDLKWWNGNHDLPNDMSNLAKLCHFYVPCDHLLYSDICNMGKLKLLEELNVFQVNKKSEGFEPKQLQHLTRLRELGIYNLEKIDTVEEAAEAKLMEKKYLRRLTLDWDSGRSSVEPSVEAAILESLQPQGDLQFLCIRGHGGPSSPTWLGDELAVEALQSLWLLGVSWDVFPSLRKVWDLRVLRFDNIARPKEFIIEKSFCMLTKLELIDLGSFEKWVYPAEQESSFGGDLFPPDAHMFPLLQVLIIRNCPKLLGLPFSNYIVSPDWLPKLEELEVHDCPEFLPVIPISWIESLRSVTMKCVKMLKEFAYLPSNGAKLKIIGEGGLHSIDQVLLFDTETCFEELILKSCPPLQLKELLMLTSLKTLYLGQSDALFRSLGGQGSVEWQLPIEYIMISDLNGNSWEELTELLPHLPKLSSLKIWTCNIKKLVLAEEVEDGVLLFPPHLQELDCWKCPELVLVDPPTLVHGAGSLRRLSIKYCPKFLTSFLFSSHIFPSSLQFLALWEVEGMETLEPLSNLSSLVKLELINCGEDLKGQGLQSLLTTGGQLNELVVRGSPGFFAGWDPLEDVEAGEEQQIQRVSSTPWKLCTDYVAGLLSAPICSFLSSSLTNLELCGLRFAEGMERFSKEQEDALQLLSSLHQLEFWDFRHLQQLPTGLRNLTSLKILSIHHCPAVSSLPNDGLPKSLQELDIRFCANQELKQQCNGLVGTIPKILLGR; this is encoded by the coding sequence ATGCCCTACGTGCCCCTCAGCGCGGCGCAATGGGTGGTGGGCAAGGCGCTGGCCCCCGTTGCAGATGGCGTGCTGGGGGCTTGGGCTGCCACCAGGAACTTTGGTCCTAACGTCGAGGCCCTCAGCACGGAACTGCTGCTCGTGAAGGCCACGCTCGAGCAGGCTGCCCACAAGGAGCTCGGAGGCCCCGCCATGGAGATGCTGCTGCAGAAGCTACGGGATTTGGCGCACAATGCCCAAGACTTGCTGGACGAGCTGGATTACTTCTGCATCCACGATGAGCTGCACAACACATATGATGCAGCAGATCAGCATGGCAAGGGTGGCGTCCATGACCTCGCCCTCAATGCTCGCCACACCGCCAAAGCTGTTGGCAAAATGGTCAATTGTTGCCCTTGGCAGCGTGCTAAACGCCGGGAGAGGTCACGTGCCGATTCCTCCTCGTCACCCGACGCCAATCAAGAGGTCAGCGGATGCATGCCCAAGTTCGGTAAACTCCTCCCTTGCTCATCTTCCACAGATCCACATGTTCGGGAAGAAGATTGTGGCAATGTGCAAGAAAAACCAAAGCTTGAATTTAATAGGGTTGATTTCTCTCAAAAGATGAAGGTCATAATAGATAAACTGCAGCCTGTGCGTAAGGATGTTAATGGCCTTCTACAGAGTTGTGACTCTAGAATTGTCCCAAACATTGCCCAATGTCGTCTTATCACCAAAGGTCGAATTGATGAGCCAAAACTTTATGGGAGGAACCGTGTCATGAATGGCATCATACATGACATCACCAAGGGTCAATACTGTGGCAAGGGTCTAACTGTCATTCCGGTTGTTGGTCCGGGGGGAATGGGGAAGACTACTCTTATACAACACATATATCACAGCCAACAAGTCAAGAATCATTTTCCAGTCATGATTTGGATATGTGTATCGTTCAGTTTCAATCTGGATAAGGTGCTAGAGCAAATTAAAACATGTACCCCTCGAGTTGAAAGTGAAAAAGAGTGTAGTACAAAAGAAGAGGTGATTGAACAAAGATTGAAATCTAAAAGGTTCTTACTTGTATTAGATGATATATGGAAGATTAGTATTGGGGATGACTGGGGCAAATTATTGTCGACGCTTAGTAAATCACAAGAAAAGGGTTCCATGATTATCGTCACAACTCGGTTTCATGCGATAGCACAGAAGGTTGAAACAATTGGCCACTCAAACGGGTTAGAATCTGAAGAGTTTAGAAAATTATTCCTTGCATTTGTCTTTGGTGATGAGGAATGGCCAAGGGATAAACATTTTCTGCTTGAGACTGCAGATAAGATAATGGAAAAACTAAAGGGCTCCCCTCTTGCTGCAAAAACGGTTGGTAGATTACTAAGTAAAGACCTTAGTCTGCATCATTGGAAAAGGGTCCTAAAATGTAAAGAATGGGAGAAGCAGACTGATGACAATGAAATTATGCCTGCCTTGAAGCTTAGCTATGACTTCCTCTCTTTCCATCTGCAGCAATGTTTTGCCTATTCTGCATTGTTTCCTGAAGATTACCCTTTCCAGCAGGACGAGTTGATTAGTTTGTGGATTGGACTAGATATTTTGATACCTAGTGGCCAAAACCAAGCATTCGAAGACATAGgtctaagcaatttaaatgagCTAGTAATCCATGGATTTTTcagagaagtggaagttgatggtGCTTTTTTGTATTTTATGCATGACCTACTTCATGATTTGGCATTGAAGGTTGCATCACATGATTGTCTTAGCTTACGCCTCCCTAATGTTGGATCAGTAGAGATTCAGTCAACCATCCGTCACTTGTCTATAAGCACATATGCCTTAGGTGAATATGATGTAGTGTCTGGTGAAAAATTAAAAAGTGAATTGGAAGAACTGAAGACAAGATTTAAGGTTGAATATCTGCAAACGTTGACGTTATTTGGAAAATTGGATGAAGGTTTTGTCAAGATATTTGGTGATTTTTTGGGGGAAGCGATCTCTCTCCGTGTTCTTCATTTGCCCAACATGCGTAGTCCCGTGGAGTCCCTGTTACATAACTTTTCAGGACTTTTCCACCTACGATACCTTTGTCTAGGAACAGAGGAGAGCCAGATGCATTTACCACTTAGCATCTCTAAATTTTATCATTTAAGGATTCTAGATCTTAAATGGTGGAATGGCAATCATGATTTGCCCAATGACATGAGCAACCTTGCCAAGTTGTGCCATTTTTATGTCCCATGTGATCATCTGCTTTATTCTGATATTTGTAATATGGGAAAACTTAAACTCTTAGAAGAGTTAAACGTATTTCAGGTCAATAAAAAAAGTGAAGGGTTTGAACCAAAGCAACTACAACACTTGACCAGGCTAAGGGAGCTTGGTATCTACAACCTTGAGAAGATAGATACAGTAGAAGAGGCAGCTGAAGCAAAATTGATGGAGAAAAAATACTTGAGGAGGTTAACATTGGATTGGGATAGTGGGCGATCTAGTGTTGAGCCTAGTGTGGAAGCAGCAATTCTTGAGAGCCTTCAACCTCAGGGAGATCTTCAATTCTTGTGCATTAGAGGGCACGGAGGCCCATCTTCTCCAACATGGCTGGGTGATGAGCTCGCTGTTGAAGCTTTGCAATCTCTTTGGCTTCTTGGTGTTTCTTGGGACGTTTTCCCTTCTTTAAGGAAGGTGTGGGATCTTCGCGTATTAAGGTTTGACAATATTGCCAGACCGAAGGAGTTTATCATAGAGAAAAGCTTTTGCATGCTAACAAAGCTTGAACTCATTGACCTAGGAAGTTTTGAAAAATGGGTTTACCCAGCTGAACAAGAGTCTTCCTTTGGTGGAGACTTGTTCCCACCGGATGCTCATATGTTCCCTCTTTTGCAAGTTCTGATTATTAGGAACTGTCCAAAACTGTTGGGGTTGCCTTTCTCAAACTACATTGTTTCCCCAGATTGGCTCCCCAAGCTAGAAGAGCTTGAGGTACATGACTGTCCTGAATTCTTGCCAGTGATTCCCATCTCCTGGATTGAAAGTCTGCGCTCTGTCACGATGAAATGTGTGAAGATGCTTAAGGAGTTTGCATACTTACCATCCAATGGAGCAAAATTGAAAATTATTGGAGAGGGGGGGCTGCATAGCATAGACCAAGTGTTACTTTTCGATACAGAAACATGTTTTGAGGAGCTGATACTCAAAAGCTGCCCACCTCTGCAGTTGAAGGAGCTTCTGATGCTAACCTCACTGAAGACATTGTATTTAGGACAATCAGATGCTCTGTTTAGATCACTAGGAGGTCAGGGTAGTGTGGAATGGCAGCTCCCTATTGAGTACATCATGATCAGCGACTTAAATGGTAATAGTTGGGAGGAATTGACAGAGCTCCTCCCCCACCTCCCAAAGCTCTCCTCATTGAAAATATGGACGTGTAACATTAAAAAGCTGGTATTGGCAGAGGAAGTGGAAGATGGAGTGCTGCTCTTCCCACCTCATCTCCAGGAATTGGATTGCTGGAAATGCCCAGAGCTGGTCCTAGTGGACCCGCCAACTCTTGTTCATGGAGCAGGATCCCTCCGGAGATTAAGCATAAAGTACTGCCCAAAGTTTCTAACCTCCTTCTTGTTTTCCAGTCACATTTTCCCTTCCTCCCTGCAGTTCCTGGCTCTTTGGGAGGTGGAAGGCATGGAAACACTGGAGCCCCTCTCCAACCTCTCCTCCCTTGTCAAATTAGAATTGATTAATTGTGGAGAGGATCTGAAAGGTCAGGGCTTGCAGTCTCTGCTTACCACTGGGGGGCAGCTCAACGAATTAGTTGTCCGTGGTAGCCCTGGTTTCTTTGCTGGTTGGGATCCCTTGGAGGATGTTGAAGCAGGAGAAGAGCAGCAGATACAACGCGTTTCATCCACACCATGGAAACTTTGCACGGATTACGTAGCGGGGCTCCTTTCTGCACCCATCTGCAGCTTTCTCTCTTCCTCCCTCACCAATCTGGAGCTTTGTGGGCTTAGGTTTGCTGAAGGGATGGAGCGCTTCAGCAAGGAGCAAGAGGACGCCCTTCAGCTCCTCTCCTCCCTCCACCAACTAGAGTTTTGGGATTTCCGTCACCTTCAGCAACTCCCTACAGGGCTGCGCAACCTTACCAGCCTCAAGATATTATCAATCCACCACTGTCCTGCCGTCTCATCATTGCCCAATGATGGCCTCCCCAAATCACTACAAGAGCTAGATATCAGATTCTGCGCCAACCAGGAGCTAAAACAGCAATGCAATGGGTTGGTGGGAACCATCCCAAAAATCTTACTGGGCCGCTAG